One Ornithinicoccus hortensis genomic window, GGGAGCTCAGCCACCTGCGCAGTACGTCGATGCTGGACGCGGAGCGGAGCCGCTTGCGGAGCCGTGACCGCTCGGCAGCGCTCAACCAGGGCGCGTCACCGCCATCGGCAAGGTCGGCGGCGGCCCAGGCCACCCGCGGGGCCATCGCCCGCCCCGTCGCCTTCGCAGCAGTGAAGGTGGCCTGACGGTCCACGCTGTCGGCATCGATCAGCCACTGGGGGCCGACCCGACGCGCGTCGAGGGTGCCGGCAGCGACCAGGGCCCGTACCCGAGACTGGTTCACCCCCAGCCGCTGCGCGGCCTCACGCGTCGTCAACTCCATAGGCACTAATATAGCGTCTGCGCTACTGTAGTGTCAGTCGAAGAACAGGATCGGCTGAGCCAGGACATCGCCCTCCTAGACTGCCGGGGTGAGCCGCGCGAGCCAGGGAGGTGGGGTGGACACCCGAGTCGGGTATGTCGTGCCCGCCGACGGCGTGACCCCGCGGTCCGCGGTGGACCTGGCCGTACTGTCCGAGCGGGCCGGCTTCTCCGGGGTGATGGTGGCGGACACCTTCCAGCCGTGGCTGCCCAGCCTGGGCCACGCACCGCACGTGTGGTCGCTGCTCGGCGCGCTGTCCGAGCACCTGACCGGGGACTTCGGGGCGGGCATGGTGGCCCCCGGCGGGCGGATGCACCCCGTCGCCGTCGCGCAGGCGGCCGCGACCCTGGCCAGCCTGCACCCGGGGCGGCACTGGGTGGCGATGGGGGGCGGCGAGGCGCTGCACGAGCATGTCACCGGCGACTACTGGCCCGAGCCGTCGGAGCGGATCGGGCGGCTGTTCGAGGCGGTGGAGGTGGTCCGGCGGTTGTTCGCCGGGTCGGCCGCGGGCCGCGACGTGCGGCACGCCGGGGAGCACTTCCGTGTGGAGAGCACCCGGATCTGGACCATGCCGGAGCAGCCGCCGGCGGTGCTCGTCGCGGCCAGCGGCCCGGTCACCGCCCGCCGGGCCGGTCGGTCCGCGGACGGGCTGCTGGCGGTGGCGGTGCAGCCACAGCAGGCCGCGCTGGTCCTGGAGCGGTTCCGCCAGGGCGCCGAGGAGTCCGGCCGGGACCCGGCGGCGATGCCCGCATGGCTGCACCTCAACCTGTCCTGGGCGGCGACGACGCAGGACGCGATCGACAACGTCACCAAGCGCTACCCGATGGCGGCGATGCGGTTCGCCCGCGGCGACCTGCGCTCCCCCCACGTGGTCGAGCAGATCGCCAAGCTGGTCCGCCCCGAGGACTTCGCCGGCCGGATCCCGACCACGCACGACCCGGACGTCCTCGGCGAGGTGATCCGGTCCTACCTCGACCTCGGCTACGACCGGGTGTTCCTGCACAACGTCGGCGGCAACCAGGTCGCCTTCCTGGAGGCCGTCGGCGCGGCCGGCCTCGCCGGGCTGTAGCCGCGCCGGTTATCCGGTCGGCGCCTCGACCCGCATCATCGTGGCGACCATGGTGGCGCACTGTTGCTCGCCGTCGGCGATCCAGGCGAAGACCTCCCCCTGGCACACCGTGATGGTGCGCCCGGAGCGCACCACCTGCCCCCGGGCCACCAGCCGCTCGCCCCGGGCGGGGGCGAACAGGTTGATCTTGAACTCCACCGAGACGACCTTCGAGCCGGCCGGCATCAGGGTCAGCGCCGAGTAGCCGCAGGCGGTGTCGGCGATCGAGGTGGTCACCCCGCCGTGGAACAGGCCGTGCTGCTGGGTCAGCTCCGGCGCGAAGGGCACCTCGATGGTGACCGCACCGGGCTCCACCTCGGTGACCTCGGCCCCCAGGTGGCGCATCAGCCCCTGCTTGGCGAAGGACGTGCGCACCACGTCCTCGTAGTCGTCGTTGCGGACCGCGTGGGTCATCGGTACCTGCCTCTCACTCCGTCGTATGCCAGGGCCGCTTCCTCGACCGCGGATGCCAGGATGGACCCATGGGACGATCGAAGCGACCACCGCGCCGCGATGCCACCAGAAAACGTCAGGCCCTGTCGATCGTGCCTCCCGCCCGGGCCACGGCGACAACCATCGCCGACGGATCGGAGCCACCGATCGATCCGGTGGTCGGTTCGTTGCTCGCAGACATCGCCTTGGCCCGCGACGCGTTCCAGGCCGAGCTGGTGCTCTGCGAGGTCTTCCGGGCCACCCAACTGGGGCTGCCCGTCGGGACCGACGAGGAAGAACGGTTGGAGATGCAGAGTCACCTGCTCCACGAGGTGATCACCCACGCCGGGACCCTACGCAGCGCCGACGCGTTGGCCCTGTTGCGGGTGTGCTCGACACTCGGACCGCAGACCACCCGCGAGGCAGCGCGCGCAGAGGCGGGTCGACTAGCGGATGCTGGGGTGCCGGACCGCCCCTGGGCAGGCCTGGTCGGCCATCCCCGTCTGCTGTCCGCCTGGCACTACGGCGACACCTTCGGAGAACAGGAATCGGTGGGCGCCCTCTTCGACTATGCCGGCCGCGACCACGCCATGATGATCCTCATCGACCATGACCTGGGCGGCGGCGTGAAGGACGCCTGGCTCGCCAAGGGGCGCCGTGCAACAGACCTGCGCAATCGCGTGGCCTCAGGACTCGAGGACAACCCCGAGGCGATCTTCCGCGACGTCGATGCCGCGGACGTGGTCCGGGTGTTGGATCAGGCCCTGGACCGGCCCGCCTGCCCGAGGGAGCCGGACCAGATCGAGGACGTGGCCTGCTACCTCGACCTGGTGCGGAGCAGGGTCGACTCCCTCCGCGAGCCGGCCTAGACCCTTTCGCCGCGGCAGCTCACCTCAGCAGCAGCGGGTCTGCGGGTTCTTCGCCTGCCGGTCGGTCTGGTCCCGCCAGAACTCCCGGGCGGTCATCACCGGTTCGCCGGGGTGCACGCGGCCCTGGTGTTCCAGGTAGACCTCGTAGGCGTCGGCGCCGACCACGCCACGCACGAAGCTGCGGGCCAGCCGCAGCCGGCGGCGGAGCCCGCCACCGGCCGCGCCGCGCGGCTCCGCGGAGCCAGCTGTCCGCATACCGGTCATCGGTGTCTCGCCGCGGCCGGGGCGGGGTCCAGCCCCGCCTCCTCCCACTGCCGCAGGATCTCCTTCTCCTCCGGGGTCGGGAGGAACCCGGAGGGGGCGAAGATCTTGGACGGCACGTCCTCGGCCTCGCTGGTCGGCAGGCTGCCGGCGCGCACCGCCTTGATGCAGACGCCGATCGCGGCCAGCACCACCACGATGACGAACAGCGCGAACAGGATCGACATCACGCCCTGGATCATCGTGTTGGTGATCACCTGGCCCATCTGCCCGTCGTCCTGGGCGGGGGCGAGCACCTCACCGGCGTCCCGGGCCTGCCGGAAGCGGGAGTTCTGCGCGAAGTAGCCGATCGCCGGGTTGTCGCTGAAGATCTTCTGCCAGGACGCTGCCAGGGTCACGACCAGGTCCCAGACCAGCGGGACGCCCGGGATCCAGGCGTACTTCACCTTGCCCTGCTTGACCAGGATGGCGGTCACCACGGTGAGCGCGATCGCGGCCAGCAGCTGGTTGGCGATGCCGAACAGCGGGAACAGCGTGTAGATGCCGCCGAGCGGGTCGTTGACACCCATCACCAGGATCGAGCCCCAGCCGCCGACCACGACGAGGGTGGAGACCCAGGCCCCGACGGTCCACGACGGGTCCTTGAACTTCGCCAACCCGGGGATGTTGCCCACCGAGTCGGAGAACATGAAGCGGGCGACCCGGGTGCCGGCGTCGACGGTGGTGAGGATGAACAGCGCCTCGAACATCACCGCGAAGTGGTACCAGAACGCCTTGAGCCCGGCGCCGCCGAGCGCACCGGACATCACCTCGGCCATGCCGAACGCCAGGGTCGGTGCGCCGCCGGTGCGGGAGACGATCGACTCCTCCCCCACGTCCTGGGCGGCCTGGGTGAAGACCGAGGCGTCCATCGGTGGCAACAGCTCACCGCCCGGGCTGGTCAGTCCCAGCCCGTTGACGAACTCGGCCGCGCCCTCGGGGGTGCCCCCGGTGAGGCCGCCGGCCGCGTTCATCGCGAAGTAGACGTGCTGGTCGATGCTGATCGCCGCGACCAGGGCCATGATCGCCACGAAGCTCTCGATCAACATCGAGCCGTAGCCGATCAGCCGGGCCTGGGACTCCTTCTCGATCAGCTTCGGGGTGGTGCCGGAGGAGATCAGCGCGTGGAAGCCGGACAGCGCGCCACAGGCGATGGTGATGAACAGGAACGGGAAGAGCGACCCGGCGAAGGCCGGGCCCTCCCCACTCGAGGCGAACTGGGTGGTGGCCGGCATCTGCACGACCGGGGCAGCGATCAGGATGCCGATGGCCAGCATCACGATGGTGCCGACCTTCATGAACGTCGACAGGTAGTCGCGCGGCGCCAGCAGCAGCCACACCGGCAGCACCGCGGCGGCGAAGCCGTAGCCGATCAGCCACCAGGCCAGGGCCTGCGGGGAGAGGGTGAAGAACTCGGCCCAGGAGGACTCCGCGACATACCCGCCGGCGATGATCGCGGCCAGCAGCAGCACGACGCCGATGACCGAGACCTCGCTCACCGCGCCGGGGCGGATGAACCGCAGGTAGACCCCCATCAGGATGGCGATCGGCACGGTCATCGCGATGGAGAAGACCGCCCAGGGCGACTCGGCCATGGCGTTGATCACCACGATGCACAGCACCGCGATCAGGATCAGCATGATCGCGAAGACACCGATGATGGCGGCCGTGCCGCCGACCAGCCCGAGCTCGTCGCGGGCCATCTGCCCCAGCGAGCGGCCCCGCCGCCGGATTGGCATGTGCAGCACCATGTAGTCCTGCACGGCACCGGCCAGCACGACGCCGACGATGATCCAGATCGTGCCGGGCAGGTAGCCCATCTGCGCCGCGAGGACCGGCCCGACCAGCGGCCCGGCGCCGGCGATGGCGGCGAAGTGGTGGCCGAACAGGACCCGCCGGTCGGTCGGCATGAAGTCGCGGCCGTTCTCGAACTCCTCGGCCGGCGTCATCCGGGTGTCCCGCGGCTGCAGCACCTTCCACTCGATGTAGCGGGAGTAGAACCGGAAGGCGAGCAGGTAGGTGCAGATCGCGGCGAAGACGAACCAGACCGCGTTCACCTCCTCGCCCCGCACGATCGCGATCATCGCCCACGAGACCGCGCCCAGCAGGGCGATGACGGCGTAGCCGATCCGGGCCTTGGGCCCCATCGGATCGGGCTGGGTCCGGCTGACCGCGACGGGCGGTCGCTCGGCGACCGCGGCGGAGGAACGGGAGCTGGCTGCCATGGCGTCTCCTGTGACGCCTGTGACGGGTGTGCCTGAAGTGCTCGCGGTACCTTACTCTCCTCGAAGCCGATACGTCAGGATCGCGTTGCCCACCGGGGTGATGGTGCTGTCCACCAGCTCCAGCCGGGTGACCGGCACGGACTCGTCGAACAGCCGCCGCCCGGTCCCGATCGCCGGGTGCGTGGTGAGGGTGAGCGTGTCGACGACGCCGGCCAGGAAGAGCGACCGCACCGTGTCGATGCCGCCGGCCACGGTGATGCCACCGTCCGTGCCGTCCCCGGCGAGGCGGCGCACATAGTCCACCGGGTCGCCGTCCACGGCGGTGCTGTTGGCCCAGGCCGAGACGTCGTCCAGCGTGGAGGTGACGACGTGCTTGCGGACCGGGTTAATGAAGGCGCCGAACGGGTCGCCCTCCCCCGCGTGCTGCCAGTAGTCGGCCCACTCCTGCCACAGCTTGCGGCCGATCACGACGTCGGTGACGCCAGCGAGGGACCGGCCCATGGCCTCCCCCTCCTCCGGCCCGAAGGCGTCGAACTGCCACTGGTCCGGCGACTCCACGGAGCCGTTGATCGCGTGGAAGAGATGGGCGGTGACGGTGCGTGCCATGAGGGTGTCCTCTCGTATGCCGTGGGTTGCCGGGACTGACCCGTCCACGGCGCAGGACTCATCGGTCCCCGGACTCAGATGTGCCCCGAGTCCGCCCGGCGCGGGGCAGAGGCTCGGGTCAGCCCTGAGCGGCGGGCACCCGTCCGGCAGGGACGCCGGCGCTGACGGGCCGGTCGTCGGGGAGGCTCATGGTCAGGAACGCACCGTCCACGACCCGGGACGCCTGGGCACACCCCAGGACGAAACGGATCAGGGCCAGGGCACCCACCGCGACTGCGAGTGTGATCCACATGTCTTCTAGTGCAGCGTGCCACGGGTCAACAGCACAATGTGCGGGGAGTAAACATCGGTCTACAAATGCTCACGGGTGGGTTTGACCCGTGCATGGCCGTTCGTATGGTTCTCACCCTCCGGCGCCGCCCCCTCGGCGGCCTCCTTGCGGGCCTCGACCTCGTCGAGCATCTCGAAGGCGCCGTCGACCACCTTGTTGGCTCGGGACAGGCCGAGGGCCAGCCAGATCAGGGCAAGGCTCGCCGCCGTCGCTCCGATCGCCCACCACATACCTGCAAGTCAACGGCGTTTTGTGCCAAAGGGGCTACCCACTGCGGGTAAGCATCCACCCACCGGGTTGGAAATCTTGCGTTAGGTCGGCGGCGCCTCGACAATGGGTGGCCCGTGCCCAGAGCGCCGAGGCTGCCCATCCGGCCGATGGCTGGCCCACGCACTACTCGCTGGCCTGCCGCACTCGACCCCGCTACCCGGTGCCTGCGCTCCCCATCGGCTCGGGCAATCCGACTTCATTAGGCGGCGCACACCCGCGCAACTACCGATTCAGGACCCCCTAAAAGACTTGGTCAGGATCATCAGCGCCCACAGTCGGACCCCCTACCCAAAAACAGGTAGGGGGTCCGACCCAGGAATTTACATCAGCAAGGGAGCGGCCACCCCGGGCCGGCCTGTCGGGGCTTCGCCGAAGCAATTCCTCCAACACCGAACGTCACAATTCCTTGTGAGGGGATGCAGATGTCACTAGGGGTCCCATCAGCGCCCGTGAGGAAAAACCGGGCCTCATACGGCATAGAGTTGTAGAGGCGCATGAACTGGGCGTTGTTCCAGTCCGTGGTGTTGAACCCCAGCGTGCACTGTCGGGTGGTGGAGTTGTAGTCCCAGCAGTCGAATTGGGGCGCAAATTCACTGTCAGTCGGTCCCACCTGCGCCTGCTGGACCTCCGCGGCCGTGGCGGGTTCCTGTGCTGCGACGGCCCCCGACGACCCGAACCCGAAGGCTATGGTCAATCCCAAGATGGCTGAACGAATCAATTTACTCACCGTTTCATCGATCTAATACAAATCGGAAATACTAGTTCGTGCGATTGCCACCTATCTCCTCCTTCCGAGGATTTCTTCACGCTAGCAGGCGCCTCCCAGGTGTCAAGGTGCCTCATGGAATTCATGGCGCCCACGGCGTCACGAAGACACACCCAAAGAGGGGCATGTATCGCATTCAAGCAGAATTGCGAACTACCCCCTACCCCTACAGGAAAGGATTTATATCCCTCGCTGCATTACCCCCACCCCGTACGCCCTATCCGGCGGGCCCTGGGCCTCTATTCGCCGCCCTTGTGTTTCCGCCTTGAACCTGTTCGTGATGATCCCGTACGGCTTTGGTCGCTGCTCACCCTGCGACGACCGCGATAGGGGACGTGCGGAGGTGGAGACCCGCGCCACGGACGTGGCGATGCCTCGGAGACCGTCGATCACCCGTTACCGCAGCGGCGCAGGCCAGAGCCTCCTGCCTCAGCCGGTGGCGATGTCCGCCCACTCCCGCACCCAAGTCTCCCGGTTGGCCTCGATGTCCTCGGGAGCGACCTCGATCGGGGCATCGGCCACGTCGGCCCACTGCGCCCACACCTCGGGGAGCTCTACCTGGGTGGAGACCGGGTAGACGTACATCGAGTCCGGGATGGCAGCCTGCACGTCGTCGGTGAGCAGGTAGTCGATCAGCGCCTGGGCCCCATCAGGGTTCTCGGCGCCCTCGATGACGCCGGCGTACTCGACCTGCCGGAAACACGTGTCCAGCAGCGCGCTGGTCGTCGGCTCCTCACCGTCCTCGGGGATCGTGAAGGGCGGGCTGGAGGCGTAGGACAGCACGATCGGTCGGTCCCCGTCCCCCCCACCGGCGGTGAAGTCGACGGTGTAGGCGTCGGTCCAGCCGGAGGTCACCTTGGCCCCGTTGGCCATCAGGTCCTCCCAGTACTGCTGCCACCCGTCCTCGCCGAACTCACCGATCGTGGCCAGCAGGAACGCCAGGCCGGGGCTGGAGGTGCTCGCGCCGGGAGTGACGAAGAGTCCCTCGTATGCCGGGTCGGTCAGGTCCTGCAACGTCCGCGGGGGCTCGATTCCCTCGTCCGCGAACCAGGTGTCGTCGATATTGACGCAGACGTCGCCGTAGTCGACGGGCGTCAGCATCCCGGACCCCTCACCTGTGAGCGCGTGCTCGGTCGCGCCCTCGGGCAGCTCGGCCGGCGTGTACTCGGCGAGCACGCCCTCGTTGACTGCCCGGGAGGCGAAGGCGTTGTCGATGCCGAAGACGGCGTCGCCGACGGGGCTGCCCTTGGTCAGTACCAACTGATTGGTGAGGGCGCCTGCGTCACCGGAGGCCTGGACCGTCACCCGGTAGCCGGTGTCCTCGGTGAACGCCGCGAGGAACTCCTCCGGCAGGTTGAACGAGTCGTGCGTCACGAGCATGACCTCCTGGCCCTGGCCCTGCCCCATGGCGGGTCCCGAGTCGCTGCTCGCGTCGTCCGTGGCGGTCTCCTCCGGCTCCTCGCCGCCGGTGAGCGAGCACCCGGCGAGCGCGAGCACGGCAAAGACCGTGATGGTGGGACGAGCAATGGATCGCATAGATGTCCTCCGACTTCCTCCGCCGGCGTTAACCGGATCAGGTTCGAGGGTCTGCGGCGATCTGTTCGCCGCACTCTCAGCGCGTGAGCGCTCCCCTGTCGTGTGCGTGACCACTGTACAGGCCTAGTTATTCACCCGATCCCCGCCCGTACGACGAACCCTCGCACCGCAGGTAGGCTCGTCATGAGCACGCCCGCGGAGACGGGTCCAGGGAACGAGGGAAGGTAGAGGCATGGGCAACCTGGTCTGGAAGTTGATGGCGACCGGTGCGGCGATGGCCGCCGGCGTCGTCGCCAGCAAGGCCACCGACGGCACCTGGAAGTTCGTCACGGGCGGCGACTCCCCGACCAACCCGGAGGACCCGGACATCGACTGGAAGGAGGCGATCGCGTTCGCGCTCGTCTCCGGCGCGATCATTGGCCTCAGCCGGATGGTGGCCAACCGCCAGGCCGCTGCCATCTACAAGAAGTCGACCGGGCACCTGCCGACCCAGCTCGCCAAGAAGGACAGCTGACCGAATCAGGCTTCGGCAAAGCGTTCGGTGACCCAGGTCACGATATGTCCACCGAGTAGTCGGGGTACGACAAAGAATCCACCTTTCCGTTACCGGTAAGACCCTTGGTTTTCCCACTTTGTTGGCCCGAACTTCCCTCCCGTGAGAGGATTCTCCGGTTCTTTGCCGTCGTCTCCGGAGGTGTGCCATGACACGACTCCGGCGCACCCCCGAGGCGGTCATCCAGGCGATGTGGGCCATCGCCGACGGCGCCTCGTGGTCGATTGCCATCGTCGGCATCGTCTTTATGCGGGTCGGTTACGACTACACCCGTGCCTTCTCTCCCGAAACCTGGACCATCGCGGTGTGGGCCGCCGTGATCCACATCGTGTTCGGCATGGTGTTCGGCCCCTACCTCATCAAACACCTGCGGGGTTCTTTCGACGAGGTGATCTCGGTCGCCCGAGCCGCCTTCCTCACCGCCCTCGCACTCGCCATCTGGGTCATCTGGATCGATCCGTTCGTCGTCCCCCGCTCGGTGCCTGCCGTCGCTGGCTGCGTAGCGCTCCTCCTCATGCTGGCGTGGCGGTCCGTGGTGCGCGGTTGGCGCTCGCGGGCGGCGGTGCGCCGGGACGTCGGAGCCAACGTGATCATCTACGGCGCCGGCGTCCTGGGCCGACGGCTGCTGATCAACATGGTCGAGGACGACCAGGCGTCGTTCCGTCCCGTCGCGTTCCTGGACGACGACCGGCGCAAGCGCAAGCTGAAGGTCGAGGGCGTCCCGGTCCGCGGCGGCAGGGACGCCATGATGCGGGTGGCCAAGCGCTATGACGCCACGCACCTGGCCGTCGCGATCCCTCTGGCCGACGCGAGCCTCATGCGGGAGATCAAGGAACTTGCGGCGAAGGCCCACCTGACCGTCAAGGTGCTGCCGACCCTCAACAAGTTGCTGGACGCCAACCCGCACGTCTCCGACCTGCGGGACATCAACCTCGAGGACCTTCTCGGCCGTCGGGTGACCCAACTCGACCAGGGGGCGATCAGTGACCAACTCACCGGGAAGGTCGTGGTGGTCACCGGGGCGGGCGGCTCGATCGGGTCGGAGCTCTGTCGCCAGATCCAGCGGTTCAACCCCGAGCGGCTGTTCCTGCTGGACCGCGACGAGTCCGCGCTGAACGCCACCCAGCTCTCGCTGAAGGGGCGCGGATTCGTCGACGGGGACGACCTCCTCCTGACCGATATTCGGGATGCCGAGGCGGTCGACCGTGTCTTCACCCGGATCCGCCCCGACGTCGTCTTCCACGCCGCAGCCCTCAAGCACCTCCCGATCCTCGAGCGGTTCCCCCGGGAGGCATGGACGGTCAACGTCCTCGGGACCCTCAACGTCCTCTCGGCCTCGGCGGCCAACGGGGTCGGCACCTTCGTCAACGTCTCCACCGACAAGGCCGCCAACCCCACCTCGGTGCTCGGCTACACCAAGCGGGTCACCGAAAGGATGACGGCGCACTACGCCGACTCCCACGCCGGCCGCTACGTCTCCGTCCGGTTCGGCAACGTCCTCGGATCTCGCGGCTCCGTCGTGCCGATCTTCACCGAGCAGATCCAGCGGGGTGGCCCTGTGACGATCACCCACCCCGAGGTCGAGCGCTACTTCATGCTCATCCCCGAGGCCTGCGAGTTGGTCATGCAGGCGGCCTCGATGGAGACCGACGGTGACGTCCTCGTGCTCGACATGGGGACGCCGGTGAAGATCACCGAGGTCGCCCAGACGCTCATCAGCATGTCGGGCCGGAGAGACATCGACATCGTCTACACGGGGCTGCGCCCTGCGGAGAAGATGTCGGAGGACCTCTATGGTGCGGCTGACCGCCGGGTCACGAGCCACCCGCTCGTCCTGTCGGTCGCCGTCCCCAGCCTCGACCCCCTCAACCTGCAACTGGTGGACCCCGCCAGCGTCGATGACCTCGTGGGGTGGCTGCGGGCCCGCTCGATCCCCGTGGAGAACGTGATCCGCCAG contains:
- a CDS encoding PaaI family thioesterase, which encodes MTHAVRNDDYEDVVRTSFAKQGLMRHLGAEVTEVEPGAVTIEVPFAPELTQQHGLFHGGVTTSIADTACGYSALTLMPAGSKVVSVEFKINLFAPARGERLVARGQVVRSGRTITVCQGEVFAWIADGEQQCATMVATMMRVEAPTG
- a CDS encoding carbon starvation CstA family protein; the encoded protein is MAASSRSSAAVAERPPVAVSRTQPDPMGPKARIGYAVIALLGAVSWAMIAIVRGEEVNAVWFVFAAICTYLLAFRFYSRYIEWKVLQPRDTRMTPAEEFENGRDFMPTDRRVLFGHHFAAIAGAGPLVGPVLAAQMGYLPGTIWIIVGVVLAGAVQDYMVLHMPIRRRGRSLGQMARDELGLVGGTAAIIGVFAIMLILIAVLCIVVINAMAESPWAVFSIAMTVPIAILMGVYLRFIRPGAVSEVSVIGVVLLLAAIIAGGYVAESSWAEFFTLSPQALAWWLIGYGFAAAVLPVWLLLAPRDYLSTFMKVGTIVMLAIGILIAAPVVQMPATTQFASSGEGPAFAGSLFPFLFITIACGALSGFHALISSGTTPKLIEKESQARLIGYGSMLIESFVAIMALVAAISIDQHVYFAMNAAGGLTGGTPEGAAEFVNGLGLTSPGGELLPPMDASVFTQAAQDVGEESIVSRTGGAPTLAFGMAEVMSGALGGAGLKAFWYHFAVMFEALFILTTVDAGTRVARFMFSDSVGNIPGLAKFKDPSWTVGAWVSTLVVVGGWGSILVMGVNDPLGGIYTLFPLFGIANQLLAAIALTVVTAILVKQGKVKYAWIPGVPLVWDLVVTLAASWQKIFSDNPAIGYFAQNSRFRQARDAGEVLAPAQDDGQMGQVITNTMIQGVMSILFALFVIVVVLAAIGVCIKAVRAGSLPTSEAEDVPSKIFAPSGFLPTPEEKEILRQWEEAGLDPAPAAARHR
- a CDS encoding DUF4235 domain-containing protein, producing the protein MGNLVWKLMATGAAMAAGVVASKATDGTWKFVTGGDSPTNPEDPDIDWKEAIAFALVSGAIIGLSRMVANRQAAAIYKKSTGHLPTQLAKKDS
- a CDS encoding YbdD/YjiX family protein, whose protein sequence is MRTAGSAEPRGAAGGGLRRRLRLARSFVRGVVGADAYEVYLEHQGRVHPGEPVMTAREFWRDQTDRQAKNPQTRCC
- a CDS encoding TIGR03557 family F420-dependent LLM class oxidoreductase, translating into MSRASQGGGVDTRVGYVVPADGVTPRSAVDLAVLSERAGFSGVMVADTFQPWLPSLGHAPHVWSLLGALSEHLTGDFGAGMVAPGGRMHPVAVAQAAATLASLHPGRHWVAMGGGEALHEHVTGDYWPEPSERIGRLFEAVEVVRRLFAGSAAGRDVRHAGEHFRVESTRIWTMPEQPPAVLVAASGPVTARRAGRSADGLLAVAVQPQQAALVLERFRQGAEESGRDPAAMPAWLHLNLSWAATTQDAIDNVTKRYPMAAMRFARGDLRSPHVVEQIAKLVRPEDFAGRIPTTHDPDVLGEVIRSYLDLGYDRVFLHNVGGNQVAFLEAVGAAGLAGL
- a CDS encoding dihydrofolate reductase family protein; this translates as MARTVTAHLFHAINGSVESPDQWQFDAFGPEEGEAMGRSLAGVTDVVIGRKLWQEWADYWQHAGEGDPFGAFINPVRKHVVTSTLDDVSAWANSTAVDGDPVDYVRRLAGDGTDGGITVAGGIDTVRSLFLAGVVDTLTLTTHPAIGTGRRLFDESVPVTRLELVDSTITPVGNAILTYRLRGE
- a CDS encoding nucleoside-diphosphate sugar epimerase/dehydratase; amino-acid sequence: MTRLRRTPEAVIQAMWAIADGASWSIAIVGIVFMRVGYDYTRAFSPETWTIAVWAAVIHIVFGMVFGPYLIKHLRGSFDEVISVARAAFLTALALAIWVIWIDPFVVPRSVPAVAGCVALLLMLAWRSVVRGWRSRAAVRRDVGANVIIYGAGVLGRRLLINMVEDDQASFRPVAFLDDDRRKRKLKVEGVPVRGGRDAMMRVAKRYDATHLAVAIPLADASLMREIKELAAKAHLTVKVLPTLNKLLDANPHVSDLRDINLEDLLGRRVTQLDQGAISDQLTGKVVVVTGAGGSIGSELCRQIQRFNPERLFLLDRDESALNATQLSLKGRGFVDGDDLLLTDIRDAEAVDRVFTRIRPDVVFHAAALKHLPILERFPREAWTVNVLGTLNVLSASAANGVGTFVNVSTDKAANPTSVLGYTKRVTERMTAHYADSHAGRYVSVRFGNVLGSRGSVVPIFTEQIQRGGPVTITHPEVERYFMLIPEACELVMQAASMETDGDVLVLDMGTPVKITEVAQTLISMSGRRDIDIVYTGLRPAEKMSEDLYGAADRRVTSHPLVLSVAVPSLDPLNLQLVDPASVDDLVGWLRARSIPVENVIRQA
- a CDS encoding thiamine ABC transporter substrate-binding protein — protein: MRSIARPTITVFAVLALAGCSLTGGEEPEETATDDASSDSGPAMGQGQGQEVMLVTHDSFNLPEEFLAAFTEDTGYRVTVQASGDAGALTNQLVLTKGSPVGDAVFGIDNAFASRAVNEGVLAEYTPAELPEGATEHALTGEGSGMLTPVDYGDVCVNIDDTWFADEGIEPPRTLQDLTDPAYEGLFVTPGASTSSPGLAFLLATIGEFGEDGWQQYWEDLMANGAKVTSGWTDAYTVDFTAGGGDGDRPIVLSYASSPPFTIPEDGEEPTTSALLDTCFRQVEYAGVIEGAENPDGAQALIDYLLTDDVQAAIPDSMYVYPVSTQVELPEVWAQWADVADAPIEVAPEDIEANRETWVREWADIATG